In Halobaculum limi, one DNA window encodes the following:
- a CDS encoding DUF7529 family protein, whose amino-acid sequence MAGSHPLAGYTEFWDDVMADMEATAEEYREAGWDVLELHPGDVTPLPNSSVVGTDIEVDRLGFDVLLPGDEFSAVQELVEESAAEFDEYDAFRAQQSDVVFLVVVMKAEAAEKAVAFPLYYGEQQADPMLQRAETAGELRTYLRPLDDSERVVFAHHGPANLFPAGWGEDDAEGADAVDGADAGDATDEE is encoded by the coding sequence ATGGCTGGGAGCCACCCGCTGGCTGGGTACACCGAGTTCTGGGACGACGTGATGGCCGATATGGAGGCCACCGCCGAGGAGTATCGAGAGGCGGGGTGGGACGTCCTCGAACTCCATCCGGGGGACGTGACGCCGTTGCCCAACTCCAGCGTCGTCGGGACGGACATCGAGGTGGACAGACTCGGCTTCGACGTGCTTCTGCCGGGCGACGAGTTCAGCGCGGTCCAAGAACTCGTCGAGGAGTCGGCCGCGGAGTTCGACGAGTACGACGCTTTCCGCGCCCAACAGAGCGACGTGGTGTTCCTCGTCGTCGTGATGAAGGCGGAAGCCGCCGAGAAGGCGGTCGCGTTCCCGCTGTACTACGGCGAACAGCAGGCAGATCCGATGCTCCAACGCGCCGAGACGGCGGGCGAACTCCGCACCTACCTCCGGCCACTCGACGACTCCGAGCGCGTCGTCTTCGCGCACCACGGCCCGGCGAACCTGTTCCCCGCCGGGTGGGGCGAGGACGACGCTGAGGGTGCAGATGCGGTCGACGGGGCCGACGCGGGCGACGCGACTGACGAAGAGTAA
- a CDS encoding nicotinate phosphoribosyltransferase: MTSSPRSFDIVGADAIRDGSATDAYFERTVETLRHADRNPEVVAEVTADQFPDGSFELLAGVKDAAALLSSRDVTVDALPEGTLFDGGPVMRIEGRYLDFAELETSLLGFLSHASGVATAALECRRAAPDANLLSFGARHVHPSIAAMVERGALVAGLDGFSHVAAGEVLGREPSGTMPHALLLCFGRGNQEEAWRAFDEAVPESVPRIALCDTFSDEKDEVLRAVETLGDRLDGVRLDTTGSRRGDFRHIIKEVQWELDARGHGDVDVFLSGGLGPTELRHLRDVADGFGVGGYISNADPVDFALDIVEVDGEAVAKRGKLSGVKEVYRTPDGGHHVGLRGRDGPEGGRSLLQPLVRDGEVVREFDLDDATGRALADAAATEFGE, encoded by the coding sequence ATGACTTCCTCGCCTCGCAGCTTCGACATCGTCGGGGCCGACGCCATCCGTGACGGGTCGGCGACCGACGCCTACTTCGAGCGAACCGTCGAGACCCTCCGCCACGCCGACCGCAATCCCGAGGTCGTCGCAGAGGTGACTGCAGACCAGTTTCCAGACGGCTCGTTCGAACTCCTCGCGGGCGTGAAAGACGCCGCCGCACTCCTGTCGAGTCGCGACGTGACCGTCGACGCCCTGCCGGAGGGGACGTTGTTCGACGGCGGCCCGGTGATGCGAATCGAGGGGCGCTACCTCGACTTCGCGGAACTGGAGACGTCGCTGCTCGGCTTCCTCTCGCACGCGTCCGGCGTCGCGACGGCGGCGCTGGAGTGTCGTCGCGCCGCCCCCGACGCGAACCTCCTGTCGTTTGGGGCACGCCACGTCCACCCCTCCATCGCCGCGATGGTCGAACGCGGGGCGCTCGTCGCCGGTCTCGACGGCTTCTCGCACGTCGCCGCCGGCGAGGTGCTCGGCCGCGAGCCTTCGGGGACGATGCCGCACGCCCTCCTCCTCTGTTTCGGGCGCGGCAACCAAGAGGAAGCGTGGCGAGCGTTCGACGAGGCGGTGCCCGAGTCCGTCCCCCGAATCGCACTGTGTGACACCTTCTCCGACGAGAAAGACGAGGTGCTACGCGCCGTCGAGACGTTGGGCGACCGCCTCGACGGCGTGCGACTCGACACGACCGGGTCACGGCGCGGTGATTTCCGACATATCATCAAAGAGGTACAGTGGGAACTCGACGCCCGCGGCCACGGTGACGTGGACGTGTTCCTCTCGGGCGGCCTCGGTCCGACCGAACTGCGCCACCTCCGCGACGTCGCCGACGGCTTCGGCGTCGGCGGCTACATCTCCAACGCCGACCCCGTCGACTTCGCCCTCGACATCGTCGAGGTGGACGGCGAGGCGGTCGCCAAGCGCGGGAAACTCTCCGGCGTAAAAGAGGTGTACCGCACGCCCGACGGCGGCCACCACGTCGGCCTGCGCGGGCGCGACGGTCCCGAGGGCGGTCGGTCGCTGCTGCAGCCGTTGGTCCGCGACGGCGAGGTGGTTCGGGAGTTCGACCTCGACGACGCAACCGGACGTGCGCTGGCGGACGCGGCGGCGACGGAGTTCGGGGAGTAA
- a CDS encoding Hvo_1808 family surface protein translates to MAVVLVCSAVAPALAAAPVAAGSTTADTGSAATSAQQTAPSDPDSDVIGWEDGYWHNESIDVDQSDGLTDAELDAFVARAMARVEYVRQAEFDKTVPVSVISREEYRNRSNGGGDANRTEFNRWNDQVWEGLFIVGESTGSGEALSQTTGSSVLGFYSPTRDEITIVTDSPDSPTISNATLVHELVHALQDQQYDLTNATYRGTTQDGDLAISGVVEGEANYIEARYAERCGAEWDCVETPSSGSSGSSGPGPNLGVLLTLLNPYSDGPVYVADIVEEGGWEAFDEAFRNPPTSSEQVIHLTDDEPTPIEFTDTGTNGWSTFPRDNPQLGQNGSDTVGEASIYAMFWYQAREYGADTINPNSLFQTDAEYDTYNYDAEPSEGWGNDRLFPYRNGEGDDAEYGYVWITEWDTREDAREFHDTYLRMLEAHDVERTDDGYLVVPDGPFEDAFLVQLNDTRVTIVNGPTVDDVQDIRPGLAPQSATTTPASTVTAASADTTESSSDTNADATTAADDDTDTPTETTTPGFGVAIAVAAVAALGVLARRRR, encoded by the coding sequence ATGGCGGTCGTACTCGTCTGTTCTGCCGTCGCCCCGGCGCTCGCGGCCGCCCCGGTCGCGGCCGGGTCGACGACCGCCGACACCGGGTCGGCGGCGACCTCCGCACAACAGACCGCGCCCTCCGACCCCGACAGCGACGTCATCGGCTGGGAAGATGGGTACTGGCACAACGAGAGCATCGACGTCGACCAGTCCGACGGCTTGACCGACGCGGAACTCGACGCCTTCGTCGCCCGTGCGATGGCTCGCGTCGAGTACGTCCGACAGGCCGAGTTCGACAAGACCGTCCCCGTCTCCGTCATCTCCCGCGAGGAGTACCGCAACCGCTCCAACGGCGGCGGCGACGCCAACCGGACGGAGTTCAACCGCTGGAACGACCAAGTCTGGGAGGGCCTGTTCATCGTCGGTGAGTCGACCGGGTCCGGCGAAGCGCTGAGCCAGACCACTGGCTCCTCTGTGCTCGGCTTCTACTCGCCCACTCGCGACGAGATCACCATCGTCACCGATTCGCCCGACTCGCCGACCATCAGCAACGCGACGCTGGTCCACGAACTCGTCCACGCTCTCCAGGACCAGCAGTACGACCTGACGAACGCGACCTACCGCGGGACGACGCAGGACGGTGACCTCGCTATCTCGGGCGTCGTTGAGGGCGAGGCGAACTACATCGAGGCACGCTACGCCGAACGGTGTGGCGCAGAGTGGGACTGCGTCGAGACGCCCAGTTCCGGCAGTAGCGGGAGCAGCGGTCCCGGCCCGAACCTCGGCGTCCTGCTGACGCTGTTGAATCCCTACTCCGACGGTCCCGTTTACGTGGCCGACATCGTCGAAGAGGGCGGCTGGGAGGCGTTCGACGAGGCGTTCCGCAACCCGCCGACCTCCTCCGAGCAGGTGATTCACCTCACCGACGACGAGCCGACACCCATCGAGTTCACAGACACCGGAACGAACGGCTGGAGCACGTTCCCCCGCGACAACCCGCAACTCGGACAAAACGGCTCCGACACGGTCGGTGAGGCGTCCATCTACGCGATGTTCTGGTACCAGGCTCGCGAGTACGGCGCGGACACCATCAACCCCAACAGCCTGTTCCAGACCGACGCCGAGTACGACACGTACAACTACGACGCCGAACCGTCCGAGGGCTGGGGTAACGACCGCCTGTTCCCGTACCGCAACGGTGAGGGTGACGACGCCGAGTACGGCTACGTCTGGATCACCGAGTGGGACACCCGCGAAGACGCACGCGAGTTCCACGACACGTACCTCCGAATGTTGGAGGCGCACGACGTCGAGCGTACCGACGACGGCTACCTCGTCGTCCCCGACGGTCCCTTCGAGGACGCGTTCCTCGTCCAACTGAACGACACGCGCGTCACCATCGTCAACGGGCCGACCGTCGACGACGTACAGGACATCCGCCCGGGGCTGGCCCCACAGTCGGCGACGACGACGCCGGCCTCGACCGTGACCGCCGCCAGCGCCGACACGACTGAATCGTCGAGCGACACCAACGCCGACGCGACCACCGCCGCGGACGACGACACCGACACGCCAACCGAGACGACCACACCCGGATTCGGGGTCGCTATCGCCGTCGCGGCTGTCGCGGCACTCGGCGTACTCGCACGCCGTCGCCGGTAA
- a CDS encoding dihydroorotase, whose protein sequence is MSTLFSAATLADGRVRDVLVEGERIAQVADAGSLDASDADEVVDCEEYHLLPGAIDAHVHFRQPGFGHKEDWHTGSRSAAAGGVTTVVDQPNTDPPTVTGEAFDGKAEYAAESLVDFGINGGVTADWDPDSLFDRPLFALGEVFLADSTGDMGIEADLFADAVARAASEDTVVTVHAEDADLFDEAAKDRDDADAWSAYRTAEAEAAAVERALEVGADSDAAIHIAHTSTPEGVDAASDAGATCEVTPHHLFLSRDDLAELGTFGRMNPPLRSEERRQAVFDRVADGTVDIVATDHAPHTRAEKDASIWEAPSGVPGVETMLPLLLNEVREGTLSLERVRDLVAANPAEIFDVDGKGQVAEGNDADLVLVDLDAVTEIRGDALHSKCGWTPFEGRKAVFPEVTLVRGHVAYDARGDAEQFGDAVGENVRA, encoded by the coding sequence ATGTCCACGCTGTTCAGCGCCGCCACGCTCGCGGACGGCCGGGTGCGCGACGTTCTCGTCGAGGGCGAACGGATCGCGCAGGTCGCAGACGCCGGAAGCCTCGACGCTTCCGACGCCGACGAGGTCGTCGACTGCGAGGAGTATCACCTGCTTCCGGGCGCCATCGACGCACACGTCCACTTCCGCCAGCCGGGATTCGGACACAAGGAAGACTGGCACACCGGGTCGCGGTCGGCCGCCGCCGGCGGCGTCACGACCGTCGTCGACCAACCGAACACCGACCCACCAACGGTGACGGGCGAGGCGTTCGACGGGAAGGCCGAGTACGCCGCCGAGTCGCTCGTCGACTTCGGCATCAACGGCGGCGTCACCGCTGACTGGGACCCCGACTCGCTGTTCGACCGGCCGCTGTTCGCACTCGGCGAGGTGTTCCTCGCCGACTCCACCGGCGATATGGGCATCGAGGCGGACCTGTTCGCCGATGCCGTCGCCCGCGCGGCCAGCGAGGACACCGTCGTGACGGTCCACGCGGAGGACGCCGACCTGTTCGATGAGGCGGCGAAGGACCGGGACGACGCTGACGCGTGGAGCGCGTACCGCACCGCCGAGGCCGAGGCGGCGGCCGTCGAGCGAGCCTTGGAGGTCGGCGCGGACTCGGACGCCGCCATCCACATCGCACACACCTCGACGCCGGAGGGCGTCGACGCCGCCAGCGACGCGGGTGCGACCTGCGAGGTGACGCCCCACCACCTGTTTCTCTCGCGTGACGACCTCGCGGAGTTGGGCACGTTCGGGCGGATGAACCCGCCACTGCGGAGTGAAGAGCGCAGGCAAGCCGTGTTCGACCGCGTCGCCGACGGCACGGTCGACATCGTCGCTACCGACCACGCGCCCCACACCCGCGCGGAGAAGGACGCGAGCATCTGGGAGGCACCCTCGGGCGTGCCGGGCGTCGAGACGATGCTCCCGCTCTTGCTCAACGAGGTGCGCGAGGGGACGCTCTCGTTGGAGCGTGTGCGCGACCTCGTCGCCGCGAACCCCGCCGAAATCTTCGATGTCGACGGGAAAGGCCAGGTCGCCGAGGGCAACGACGCCGACCTCGTGCTGGTCGACCTCGACGCGGTCACCGAAATCCGCGGCGACGCCCTCCACTCCAAGTGCGGGTGGACGCCGTTCGAGGGGCGCAAGGCGGTGTTCCCCGAGGTGACGCTCGTGCGCGGCCACGTTGCCTACGACGCCCGCGGCGACGCGGAGCAGTTCGGCGACGCCGTCGGCGAGAACGTCCGGGCGTAA
- a CDS encoding dihydrofolate reductase family protein, translating to MSAAGVTLYIATSVDGFVADADGGVEWLEQFDDSGDTDTDGGGATAAYEEFFASVDALVMGATTYEQVRSFGDWPYADTPTYVLAHRERERASDTVEFVSGDEVAVVDRLTRLHDHVWLVGGAAVAQSFLRHGLIDTLRVTVVPVVLGSGIPLFESDPAVEAERVDLVANRSLGGGVVELHYRFTG from the coding sequence ATGTCTGCTGCGGGGGTGACACTCTACATCGCGACGAGCGTCGACGGCTTCGTCGCCGACGCCGATGGCGGCGTCGAGTGGCTCGAACAGTTCGACGACAGCGGGGACACCGACACGGATGGTGGTGGTGCGACGGCGGCCTACGAGGAGTTCTTCGCGAGTGTCGACGCCCTCGTGATGGGCGCGACCACCTACGAGCAGGTGCGCTCGTTCGGTGACTGGCCGTACGCGGACACGCCGACGTACGTCCTCGCGCATCGAGAGCGCGAACGTGCCAGCGACACGGTCGAGTTCGTCTCCGGCGACGAAGTGGCCGTCGTCGACCGACTCACGCGACTCCACGACCACGTCTGGCTGGTCGGCGGGGCCGCAGTCGCGCAGTCGTTCCTGCGTCACGGGCTGATCGATACGCTCCGGGTGACCGTCGTGCCGGTCGTCCTCGGGAGCGGCATCCCGCTGTTCGAGTCCGATCCGGCGGTCGAAGCCGAACGGGTCGACCTCGTCGCGAATCGGTCGCTCGGCGGTGGTGTCGTCGAACTCCACTATCGGTTCACTGGCTGA
- a CDS encoding 30S ribosomal protein S6e: MAEFKIVVGDDAGDTRQFDVEGQDANRFLNREIGEEVDGTAVGLDGVDLTITGGSDKAGRPMREDVPGGDLKELLLEGGVGYKPSRDGERKRVTVRGRQVSEETVQINARVEGSIAAALGEDEEEEEAEADADDEDDEE, translated from the coding sequence ATGGCTGAATTCAAGATCGTCGTGGGCGACGACGCCGGCGACACGCGGCAGTTCGACGTCGAAGGGCAGGACGCCAACCGATTCCTCAACCGAGAGATCGGTGAGGAGGTCGACGGCACCGCCGTCGGTCTCGACGGCGTCGACCTCACCATCACCGGTGGCTCCGACAAGGCCGGTCGTCCGATGCGCGAGGACGTCCCCGGCGGTGACCTGAAGGAACTCCTCCTGGAAGGTGGCGTCGGCTACAAGCCGTCCCGCGACGGCGAGCGCAAGCGCGTCACCGTCCGCGGTCGCCAGGTCTCCGAGGAGACCGTCCAGATCAACGCCCGCGTCGAGGGCTCCATCGCGGCCGCACTCGGCGAGGACGAGGAGGAAGAGGAGGCCGAGGCCGACGCAGACGACGAAGACGACGAAGAGTAA
- a CDS encoding lipoate--protein ligase family protein yields the protein MRVYCGRHDDRERDRAATAAMLTETAETGVPALRVWAPGRSLAFGRRDARADGYERACAVAREHGFPPVERSVGGRAVAYAESTLAFAHTLPLADARTGLTERYEAAVEVLVAALRDAEADVEPGEPSASYCPGDHSVRVAGGGKVAGVAQRVRQDAALVSGCVTVAERGPIRAVLAPVYNALDVPFDPDSVGSVAQAGGPAEADAVRTALEAGFVANRTAEKRDVRDLPTDDE from the coding sequence GTGCGCGTCTACTGCGGCCGCCACGACGACCGGGAGCGCGACCGCGCGGCCACCGCCGCGATGCTCACCGAGACCGCAGAGACGGGCGTCCCCGCGCTTCGCGTGTGGGCACCCGGGCGGTCGCTAGCGTTCGGTCGCCGTGACGCCCGCGCCGACGGCTACGAGCGGGCGTGTGCGGTCGCCCGCGAACACGGCTTCCCACCTGTCGAGCGCTCGGTCGGCGGCCGTGCGGTCGCGTACGCCGAGTCGACGCTCGCGTTCGCCCACACCCTTCCGCTCGCGGACGCCCGAACCGGCCTCACCGAACGGTACGAAGCCGCCGTCGAGGTGCTCGTGGCGGCGCTCCGCGACGCCGAGGCGGACGTCGAACCCGGAGAGCCGTCGGCCTCCTACTGCCCTGGCGACCACTCCGTTCGCGTCGCTGGCGGTGGCAAAGTCGCGGGCGTCGCACAGCGCGTGCGACAGGACGCGGCGCTCGTCTCGGGGTGCGTGACGGTCGCCGAACGCGGACCGATCCGCGCGGTCCTCGCGCCGGTCTACAACGCACTCGACGTCCCGTTCGACCCCGACTCGGTGGGATCAGTTGCGCAGGCGGGCGGCCCCGCAGAGGCTGACGCCGTGCGGACAGCGTTGGAGGCGGGATTCGTTGCGAATCGGACGGCGGAGAAACGCGACGTGCGCGACCTGCCGACCGACGACGAGTAA
- a CDS encoding Hvo_1808 family surface protein, which yields MRTAVAAVLFAAMLVLAGCSAPAAGPTTAEWAYPDDPPTDRLGWEAGYWYNESIAVNQSDGLDAAEREALVARTMARVERIRGLEFRESVSVEVISRAEYRNRSVFGHERSAEYEAWHEQVWEAPLLVGEDRAVSEEFDALYGGAVAGYYSPSSDQIVIVSDADEPQIHRATLAHELVHALQDQHFGFAGSRYRDLGLAHRGLTEGDARYVEILYERRCAAGANETTEDGDPGWNCVPRPDRSGGSSGGEPVNSGLFAYIYQPYADGPAFVHNLRQRGGWEAVNAAYDHRPHSTEQTIHPDRYPDEQVAFVEVPDRTSDGWERFEVNTPTERLGETGLFVMFWYNDYAGDGYRTSDDPFSAYNYTAAPADGWAGDRLVPYHKGTGEDAEYGYVWAIRFDSASEADEFARAYRTMLQLRLGARTVDARAGIYRIPDGPFADAFRVDRDGDRVVITNAPTVDQLTDVHAPPE from the coding sequence GTGCGAACAGCCGTCGCCGCCGTCCTCTTCGCCGCGATGCTCGTCCTCGCCGGATGTAGCGCCCCGGCCGCCGGGCCGACGACCGCCGAGTGGGCGTACCCCGACGACCCGCCGACCGACCGCCTCGGCTGGGAGGCCGGCTACTGGTACAACGAGAGCATCGCGGTCAACCAGAGCGACGGCCTCGACGCGGCCGAACGCGAGGCGCTCGTCGCGCGGACGATGGCTCGCGTCGAACGCATCAGGGGACTGGAGTTCCGCGAGTCCGTCTCCGTCGAAGTGATCAGTCGGGCCGAGTACCGCAACCGCTCGGTGTTCGGGCACGAGCGTTCTGCCGAGTACGAGGCGTGGCACGAACAGGTGTGGGAGGCACCGTTGCTCGTCGGCGAGGACCGCGCCGTGAGCGAGGAGTTCGACGCACTGTACGGCGGGGCGGTCGCGGGCTACTACTCGCCGTCCAGCGATCAAATCGTGATCGTCTCCGACGCCGACGAACCGCAGATACACCGCGCGACGCTCGCACACGAACTCGTCCACGCACTCCAAGACCAGCACTTCGGCTTCGCCGGGAGTCGCTACCGTGACCTCGGCTTGGCCCACCGTGGACTCACCGAGGGTGACGCCCGCTACGTCGAGATACTCTACGAGCGACGGTGTGCGGCCGGAGCCAACGAGACCACCGAGGACGGCGATCCCGGCTGGAACTGCGTTCCCCGCCCCGACCGCTCGGGCGGTAGCAGCGGCGGTGAACCGGTGAACAGTGGACTGTTCGCATACATCTATCAGCCGTACGCCGACGGCCCGGCGTTCGTCCACAACCTCCGCCAGCGCGGCGGGTGGGAGGCCGTGAACGCCGCATACGACCACCGCCCCCACTCGACCGAGCAGACCATACACCCCGACCGCTACCCCGACGAACAGGTGGCGTTCGTCGAGGTTCCCGACCGGACGAGCGACGGGTGGGAACGCTTCGAGGTGAACACGCCCACCGAGCGCCTCGGCGAGACGGGGCTGTTCGTGATGTTCTGGTACAACGACTACGCCGGCGACGGCTACCGGACGAGCGACGACCCCTTTTCGGCGTACAACTACACCGCTGCGCCCGCCGACGGCTGGGCGGGCGACCGCCTCGTTCCGTACCACAAGGGGACGGGCGAGGACGCCGAGTACGGCTACGTGTGGGCGATCAGATTCGACAGCGCCAGCGAGGCCGACGAGTTCGCCCGCGCGTACCGCACGATGCTCCAACTCAGACTCGGCGCACGCACCGTCGACGCACGGGCGGGCATCTACCGCATCCCCGACGGGCCGTTCGCAGACGCCTTCCGCGTCGACAGAGACGGCGACCGCGTCGTCATCACGAACGCGCCGACGGTCGACCAGTTGACCGACGTGCACGCACCGCCCGAGTGA
- a CDS encoding TIGR00296 family protein, protein MSQAETVRISYEDGARAVELARESVEAFVLQGQREQPGSMRDAFYARTGAFVRLQSTRGRGRMRGCAGSYKGKDQLGHAIVDAAIKAASKDSGGSELEPKELDSVLISTCVVSNVTLTNDPVEDLELGRHGVAIDRDGKHGWLYPTIPVENNWSKERFLSRVCRKAGLSPLAWQEEETMVTLIEGQVFREREDGGSIEQL, encoded by the coding sequence ATGTCCCAAGCGGAGACCGTGCGGATCTCATACGAGGATGGTGCACGCGCGGTCGAACTCGCCCGGGAGTCGGTGGAGGCGTTCGTACTCCAGGGCCAGCGAGAACAGCCGGGTAGTATGCGCGATGCGTTTTATGCACGAACGGGCGCGTTCGTCCGTCTGCAGTCGACACGTGGGCGCGGGCGAATGCGTGGCTGTGCGGGGTCGTATAAGGGGAAAGACCAACTCGGCCACGCCATCGTCGACGCGGCCATCAAGGCCGCCTCGAAAGACTCCGGCGGCTCCGAACTCGAACCGAAAGAACTCGACTCCGTTCTCATCTCAACCTGCGTCGTCTCGAACGTCACGCTCACCAACGACCCAGTCGAAGACTTGGAACTGGGCCGCCACGGCGTCGCCATCGACCGCGACGGCAAACACGGCTGGCTGTACCCGACCATCCCCGTCGAGAACAACTGGAGCAAAGAGCGGTTCCTTTCGCGGGTTTGCCGGAAGGCCGGCCTCTCGCCGCTGGCGTGGCAAGAAGAGGAGACGATGGTGACGCTCATCGAAGGGCAGGTGTTCCGAGAGCGCGAAGACGGCGGCTCCATCGAACAACTGTAA
- a CDS encoding DUF7112 family protein, giving the protein MSDRLASDAPSVTSLRAHLARSGGTRLPCLRLPDEAAVSAGDEIRLVLDGDQRHAEVAADAKGLLVRGAYDDRRLLRESASGEGENRLVEWARTHDRDPGDAVEVDEVDPGYLYGVRVPGERAVYTVTKRVDKGLQDIADSLYDE; this is encoded by the coding sequence ATGAGCGACAGACTCGCCAGCGACGCCCCAAGCGTGACCTCCCTCCGTGCACACCTCGCTCGCTCGGGCGGCACCAGACTCCCCTGTCTGCGCCTCCCCGACGAGGCGGCGGTGTCCGCTGGCGACGAGATTCGACTCGTCCTCGACGGCGACCAGCGACACGCCGAGGTGGCCGCGGACGCCAAGGGACTGCTCGTTCGAGGGGCGTACGACGACCGCCGACTGCTGCGCGAATCCGCCAGCGGCGAGGGCGAGAATCGCCTCGTCGAGTGGGCACGGACCCACGACCGCGACCCCGGCGACGCCGTCGAGGTGGACGAAGTCGACCCCGGCTACCTCTACGGCGTGCGCGTCCCCGGCGAACGGGCGGTGTACACCGTCACGAAGCGCGTGGACAAGGGCCTGCAGGACATCGCCGACTCGCTGTACGACGAGTGA
- a CDS encoding cysteine hydrolase family protein, whose product MTFDPDRTAVVVVDMQNGFCHPDGSLYADPSAAAIDPVQTLVDRAGEAGASVVYTRDVHPPEQFDDAHYYDEFDRWGEHVVKGSWDAQLVDDLPTDDADHVVEKHTYDAFHQTELEGWLDAHGIDDLLICGTLANVCVLHTAGSAGLRDYRPVVVEDALGYITEDHREYAVDHADWLFGETATLADVAFE is encoded by the coding sequence ATGACGTTCGATCCCGACCGAACCGCCGTAGTCGTCGTGGATATGCAGAACGGCTTCTGTCACCCCGACGGTAGCCTGTACGCCGACCCGAGTGCGGCCGCAATCGACCCCGTCCAGACGCTCGTCGACCGCGCGGGCGAGGCGGGCGCGAGCGTCGTCTACACGCGCGACGTTCACCCGCCGGAGCAGTTCGACGATGCCCACTACTACGACGAGTTCGACCGCTGGGGCGAACACGTCGTCAAGGGGAGTTGGGACGCACAACTGGTCGACGACCTCCCGACCGACGACGCCGACCACGTCGTCGAGAAACACACCTACGACGCCTTCCACCAGACGGAATTAGAGGGATGGCTCGACGCCCACGGTATCGACGACCTGCTCATCTGCGGGACGCTCGCGAACGTCTGCGTCCTCCACACCGCCGGCTCTGCGGGACTTCGGGACTACCGGCCGGTCGTCGTCGAAGACGCCCTCGGCTACATCACCGAAGACCATCGCGAGTACGCCGTCGACCACGCAGACTGGCTGTTCGGCGAGACGGCGACGCTCGCGGACGTGGCGTTCGAGTGA
- a CDS encoding cupin domain-containing protein yields MNHIVIDAVDPVVSTSPADTVRVLTEPLETESMAVNVFDLTPGDTIGYGLHRHLDQEEVFYVVDGRVTFETDGDDISVEAGEIIRFAPGEFQLGHNTGDGRARVFALGAPRDTEEVEYLIDCDVCGERTVQAPEVSEADRTVTIRCTECGTVTDEMDI; encoded by the coding sequence GTGAACCACATCGTCATCGACGCGGTCGATCCCGTCGTCTCGACGAGTCCGGCCGACACCGTCCGCGTCCTCACGGAACCGCTCGAAACCGAGTCGATGGCGGTCAACGTCTTCGATCTGACCCCCGGCGACACCATCGGCTACGGACTCCACCGCCACCTCGACCAAGAGGAGGTGTTCTACGTCGTCGACGGCCGCGTGACCTTCGAGACGGACGGCGACGACATCTCGGTCGAGGCGGGCGAGATTATCCGATTTGCCCCCGGCGAGTTCCAACTCGGGCACAACACCGGCGACGGGCGGGCGCGGGTGTTCGCACTCGGCGCTCCGCGCGACACCGAAGAGGTCGAGTACCTGATCGACTGCGACGTCTGTGGGGAGCGAACCGTACAGGCTCCGGAGGTGTCGGAGGCCGACCGCACCGTGACGATCCGATGTACCGAGTGCGGGACGGTGACCGACGAGATGGACATCTAG